ttttctagaaTGCTGTGAATAAATGAAACTCCTGCCCTCAagtcaacatagtttcttggcccCAAATGCCACACGATGGCACCGTGGGATGTCCGTTTTTGTGGCATAAACCAGCCcctcaaaatgtgtgtgtgtgtgcatgcgcgtgtCAGGCAGCTTTCGTGGCTGCTTTCTCCTCCAGTAACCTCGGCGACGTGAGTCCAAACATTCGAGGTCCTCACTGCGTCAACTCTGGATTGGCTTGCGACTACTTGAACAGCTCGTGCCCTGACGGAGGGGTAAACGcacaccacacgcacacacgcacacacacagagtgaacatgaggtgtgtgtgtgtgtctttcagACTAAGGAGTGTCAGGCGTTTGGACCCGGTGAAGACATGTTTGACAGCACCAGAATCATCGGACTCAACATCTACAGGAAGgccagggtgtgtgtgtgtgtgtgcgtgtgtgagtgtgagggAGAGAAAACGACGTGACTTTATACTGGGTTTTGTGTGTAcgcgcgtatgtgtgtgtgtgtgtgtttgcaggaaCTTTATTCTAACGCAGCGGAGGAAGTGACGGGGTTCGTCCGTTCGGCTCATCAGTGGGTCAACATGACGGACGTTGCTGTTCACGTCAACGACACGCACGTGGTCAGTGCGCACGCACACGTGCGTGCGTAATGACTGCTAATGctaatactgtgtgtgtgtgcgcgtgtcagGTGAGTACGTGTAAACCGGCGCTGGGCCACAGTTTTGCGGCAGGAACCACAGATGGAGGAGGAGACCTCAACTTCACCCAAGGTCACGCTCACACATTTACAtacttacatactgtacattgaaaaGTATACATAACGTACATGTACACGTGCAGTACATTGATGCCTATATGctgtatacagtggacccccgctattcgctgGGGATAGGGAGTGGGCTGGACCGCGATTGGCGAAAATGTAAGGTTAATTGATGGCTGTtagaattgcattgaaaaaagatttttttttcttaaagaagTGGGGATGAACTGGCAATAAGCGTTTTCAGGGTTGGTTCAtcccaaaaaagaagaagaaacaaaaaatctgCAGGAACACGACCGCGAGTATGCGGGCGTCCACAAGCAAACGCGCCTCATTTAAGAAACGaggagtgtgcgtgtgtgtgtccctgCACATGCGCGTGCAGGCGCCGTGGAGGGCGACCCATTTTGGGACGGTATCCGAGACGCCCTCCTTGGTCAACCGTCCAATCAGACGCAGGAATGCCACCGGCCCAAACCGATCCTGTTCAGCACGGGAGAGGTGGGCGGAGTTTCACTTGCCTGTTACATCGTCTCAAATACAACATACATacaactgtatgtgtgtgtgtgcgtgtagatgaACTGGCCATTGCCATGGCACCCAGAGATCATTGACGTTCAGATCCTCACAGTTGGGTCTGTAGCAGTTGTCGCTGTTCCCGGAGAGATGACGTAACAACaaacacacgcaagcacacaaTATCTCCTGTGAAGCCCAATaatgatgtgtgtgcgtgtgtgtatatgtgtgagaCAGCACCATGGCAGGCAGGAGGTTAAGAGAAGCCGTTCAACGGGTGTGtcaacttcacacacacacacacccacacacaacgCATACGCACCGTTTCTGACTGTCTCAAGCTGCAACACACGATGCGGGACGTGggtgtgtctgcgtgcgtgtgtgtgtacgtgtgtcagGAGCTTCAGTCGGAGGGGGCGTTCTCGGACGTGGATGTGGTGATTGCAGGCCTGAGCAACGTATACACGCACTACATTACCACCTATGAGGAGTACCAGGTATATGCGCACACACTAATATGTGAACATGTAGGTGCAAGGTGAAGTAAGtaccatgatgatgatgatgatgaagctgTGCCTTTCAGGTTCAGAGGTACGAAGGCGCGTCCACCATCTTCGGTCCGCACACGCTCAGCGCGTATGTCCTCAAATTCGGCGACCTGGCACGCGCCATCGCTCAGGTGAGACCCGACGCCTTCTCGGAAACCGAATAGAACCGAGAGAAACTCGAGGGTGAGGTCGATGCGGCACGGCGGCCTAGCGGTTGGGCTGCcttggttttgtgttttttggtttCGTCGTTTAATTTTCTCGTTGTCCGATTGTTTGGTATTCTATTCGTCTCGTTCTTTGGTTGTCTGCTTTTCCTCGTGTGTAGCTAGAGTAGTGTGTAGCAACGGAAACCGGAAGGCTTCATGTCTAATTACGGAACTTAGCGATGATGTCATCACGCAGGACAAAGTCGGGTCCGTCCCGCCGGGTCCGCCTCCTCCCTTCTTCCAGAAGAATCTTTTCAACCTGTTACCTGCGGCGCCAGTGGACAGCAAACCGGACAACAGCACTTTTGGAGAAGTCCTAGTGCAGGTCCTTCCCGTCTACAGACAGGTaggatgcaaacacacacacacaagcagtgaAGTCTGATCTTCAACGGACGGCGTTTGGTTTCCAGGGTGATGTGGTGTCCGTCACCTTTGTGGCAGGAAACCCCAGACACTCGGGAGACGTGGTGAGAAAAAAACTCCTTATCTGTTTGTCTGGTTTTGTCTTGGACCGGTTGTTTGGTTGTCTCATTCTCCGCTTGTCAGACtttctgtttctgtttttgtctggttgcgtgtgtgttttttttttttttgggccgtctggttttcattttctctcattgtttgtttttctggtcTCATTCTTTGGCAGTCTGGTTTTCTCATTCTcttgttgtctgttttttgggTTGTCTCGTTCTTTGTTGTCTGGTTTTCTCTTTCTCTGATTGTTCGGTCGTCTGTTTTTCTGGTCGTCTGGTTTGATGACTGGACTCCTCTTGACGAATGTCATTTGTGTCTGGTCAGAGAGATCAAAGCTTTGTTGCCGTGGAGATGCACGACAACACCAGCGACTCCTGGACGCTGGTCCACACCGACGCGTCCTGGGAGACCAGGTGCGTGTGAGCAAACCCGTTTGCGCTAACAATGCTAACGTCCGCCATGTTCGGAGGATGACCGAATGGTGCGCGTGCGTCCGGTCGCAGGTTCCGCTGGCTCAAAGGTCCCGAGCGCCGGAGCAACGCCACGGTGGAGTGGCACATCCCCACGAACGCCGCCGTCGCGTCCTACAGGATCAAACACTTTGGCCACTACAAGAGCATGAAAGGCCTGCGACCGGTCATCACACCCTACCAGGGCACGTCCGACGTCTTTCGGGTCAGCGGCAGTTTTTATTACCGGTGACCTTTGACCGCTTGTACTTCCACCAGTCTTTGGATTCAGGTCGTGTTACTTCCTGTTTCTCACGTCAATAAAATGactttgtaatttgttttcagTTGCGATAGAAACAGCAATCAGTCCTCTGGCTCACTGTTGCGCCCGCAAGCTTTGCTGTATTGTTCTTCTATTGTCGTTGTCTGTGTTTAGGGGTTTTCTTGTTGGAAATTGAGTATTGTTGTGTTGGCATATCATTATGGTGTTGTTCTTGGGGTGTATTGCCAGAGTTGTGTTTCTGCATTGTCGTCATTACCTTTGATCATCGCAATATGAGACCTAAACATGAGCCATTTATTATTGAGTAATTGTGTCAGAATaatcatcagaatcataatTTTACAGTACCGAAATCATAAGTTTAATATTCAATGTTTCGAGAGAAAGCATCCAACATTAGGTGTGTACAGCTGTTGGACCCGGGTGGCCAACATTCGGAGGACATTCTACTCTTAGAAGTCGTAGTCCCATCCCGAGTTGTCGTCCGGAGGCGGTTCCTCGCTGTCCGCGGGAAAAcggtcaaagttgccggtgtcAGTCGTAGACGAGACCTGAACGCAACCACGCACTTCAACGAGACCGGAAACTTTCTCTACAGGGCATCGATCAAAACGTCCTCAGAACATCACAGCAATCATCACAACCAACATCATCACATCCACCGCGGCCATCTTCGGAACCTTTCGTGGACCGGCACAACCGTGTTCAGAACCTTCAAAGTCATTTGACCAAAGTGGGCTGCCACTCACGTTTGGTGTGATGGGCGGGGTCATCGTTCCTTTCTCTAAGCCTTCCCAATCGAAACCCTCAAACCAcctgtgcgcgcacacacacatccaatGCTGATGCCTGTGGTTgtaaagaggaggaagaagcgcCGCGTCGCGTTCTCACTGGTGTATCCGGACGTCCTCGCTGTTCTTCAGCGTTCCCAGTCTCTCTCCGGGCTCGTCCCTGCGGACAAAGACGTGTTATTCGGAAAGGACGCGACGCGCTGAAGACGGCGTGCGCCCTCGCCCACCTGCACAAGTTCTTGATGAGATCGGCGGCGTCCTGGCTGATTTTCTCGGGGAACTCTAGCACGTCCACGCCCCGGAGGACCGCGGCGTACGTCTGCACCGCGTCTGCGCCGCAGAACGGGGGGCTGGAAGCCCCGAGGACAGAAAAACACATCGCAAGGAGAAGGGGAACATAAAGAAGAGGAGAAAGTAAA
The sequence above is a segment of the Phycodurus eques isolate BA_2022a chromosome 19, UOR_Pequ_1.1, whole genome shotgun sequence genome. Coding sequences within it:
- the asah2 gene encoding neutral ceramidase isoform X2; the encoded protein is MAARKRCAFSSLEVMLSILFVALTTVSITLIAVTITHSANTCSGPTPPPDQEPPFLIGVGRADCTGPPAELPLMGYANPQQTAAGIHTRLFSRAVIIDDGRRRVVFVTVDMGMISQRLRLEVLKALRVKYGEQYRQDNVVLSGTHTHSGPAGYFQYTLFMISSKGYLRSSIQPLVRGIVKSIDRAHSSVRPGRIYKNRGRLDASSVNRSPHSYRNNPQDERIKYDDNVDKDMVLLKFTDMDGDGIGLLSWFAVHAVSMKTTNRLVSSDNVGYAAYLMENHKNPTALPGQTKECQAFGPGEDMFDSTRIIGLNIYRKARELYSNAAEEVTGFVRSAHQWVNMTDVAVHVNDTHVVSTCKPALGHSFAAGTTDGGGDLNFTQGAVEGDPFWDGIRDALLGQPSNQTQECHRPKPILFSTGEMNWPLPWHPEIIDVQILTVGSVAVVAVPGEMTTMAGRRLREAVQRELQSEGAFSDVDVVIAGLSNVYTHYITTYEEYQVQRYEGASTIFGPHTLSAYVLKFGDLARAIAQDKVGSVPPGPPPPFFQKNLFNLLPAAPVDSKPDNSTFGEVLVQVLPVYRQGDVVSVTFVAGNPRHSGDVRDQSFVAVEMHDNTSDSWTLVHTDASWETRFRWLKGPERRSNATVEWHIPTNAAVASYRIKHFGHYKSMKGLRPVITPYQGTSDVFRVSGSFYYR
- the asah2 gene encoding neutral ceramidase isoform X1 — protein: MAARKRCAFSSLEVMLSILFVALTTVSITLIAVTITHSANTCSGPTPPPDQEPPFLIGVGRADCTGPPAELPLMGYANPQQTAAGIHTRLFSRAVIIDDGRRRVVFVTVDMGMISQRLRLEVLKALRVKYGEQYRQDNVVLSGTHTHSGPAGYFQYTLFMISSKGYLRSSIQPLVRGIVKSIDRAHSSVRPGRIYKNRGRLDASSVNRSPHSYRNNPQDERIKYDDNVDKDMVLLKFTDMDGDGIGLLSWFAVHAVSMKTTNRLVSSDNVGYAAYLMENHKNPTALPGQAAFVAAFSSSNLGDVSPNIRGPHCVNSGLACDYLNSSCPDGGTKECQAFGPGEDMFDSTRIIGLNIYRKARELYSNAAEEVTGFVRSAHQWVNMTDVAVHVNDTHVVSTCKPALGHSFAAGTTDGGGDLNFTQGAVEGDPFWDGIRDALLGQPSNQTQECHRPKPILFSTGEMNWPLPWHPEIIDVQILTVGSVAVVAVPGEMTTMAGRRLREAVQRELQSEGAFSDVDVVIAGLSNVYTHYITTYEEYQVQRYEGASTIFGPHTLSAYVLKFGDLARAIAQDKVGSVPPGPPPPFFQKNLFNLLPAAPVDSKPDNSTFGEVLVQVLPVYRQGDVVSVTFVAGNPRHSGDVRDQSFVAVEMHDNTSDSWTLVHTDASWETRFRWLKGPERRSNATVEWHIPTNAAVASYRIKHFGHYKSMKGLRPVITPYQGTSDVFRVSGSFYYR